A DNA window from Allokutzneria albata contains the following coding sequences:
- a CDS encoding sensor histidine kinase, whose product MGPAERELRRLGLRYAGVVRTVVIATCSALSLLAVAPDAVPATLAVAAGLNAWNALYVRSSREPLVIAADAVVLAGVCLAQPWVVPGEALYNGTSWVLVVMSIAVVTHQWHVPPVVSAPATVFVVGAYLSGAALAAPERWPEALPLALWMLVEAALSYGLYVLVRRGGRKADRAAAAEELTRRQSVIAAAVRADERAHLANLHDTAAATLLMVGAGVLDGRATWLAEQAARDLDVLSGSGLPSSSAGDVDLVRLLEDVIEQCPLRVDWRGTSGLAVPAVVAVAMCRATREALTNVARHSGVLNALVRVSSRRKGGVVVEVLDSGRGFEPDHVPPHRRGLAYSLVERLTAVGGRAVIASSPGAGTSVRLEWPHA is encoded by the coding sequence TTGGGGCCAGCGGAGCGGGAACTGCGGCGGCTCGGACTGCGCTACGCAGGGGTCGTCCGAACGGTCGTGATCGCGACGTGCAGTGCGCTGTCGCTGCTCGCGGTCGCCCCGGACGCGGTGCCGGCGACCCTCGCGGTCGCGGCCGGGCTGAACGCGTGGAACGCGCTGTACGTGCGGTCCTCGCGGGAACCCCTCGTGATCGCGGCGGACGCGGTCGTCCTGGCCGGGGTGTGCCTCGCGCAGCCGTGGGTGGTCCCCGGCGAAGCCCTGTACAACGGCACCAGCTGGGTGCTCGTGGTCATGTCCATCGCGGTCGTCACGCACCAGTGGCACGTGCCTCCTGTGGTGTCCGCGCCCGCGACGGTGTTCGTGGTGGGCGCGTACCTGTCCGGCGCAGCCCTGGCCGCTCCGGAGCGGTGGCCGGAGGCGCTGCCGTTGGCGCTGTGGATGCTCGTCGAAGCGGCGTTGTCCTACGGGCTCTACGTGCTCGTGCGGCGCGGTGGGCGGAAGGCGGACCGCGCCGCGGCGGCCGAGGAGCTGACGCGTAGGCAGTCCGTGATCGCCGCGGCCGTTCGAGCCGACGAGCGTGCCCACTTGGCCAACCTGCACGACACCGCGGCGGCGACGCTGCTGATGGTCGGAGCGGGGGTGCTCGACGGGCGGGCGACGTGGCTGGCCGAGCAGGCGGCGAGGGATCTCGACGTGCTCAGCGGCTCCGGGTTGCCGAGCAGCTCCGCGGGCGACGTGGATCTGGTGCGGTTGCTGGAGGACGTCATCGAGCAGTGCCCGCTGCGAGTGGACTGGCGCGGCACCTCGGGCCTGGCGGTGCCCGCCGTGGTGGCGGTGGCGATGTGCCGGGCCACCAGGGAGGCGTTGACCAACGTGGCCAGGCACTCCGGCGTGCTCAACGCGCTCGTGCGGGTGTCGTCGCGACGCAAGGGCGGGGTGGTGGTCGAAGTGCTCGACAGCGGACGCGGCTTCGAGCCCGATCACGTGCCGCCGCACCGGCGCGGGCTGGCCTACTCGTTGGTCGAGCGGCTGACCGCGGTCGGCGGGCGGGCCGTGATCGCGAGCAGCCCGGGCGCGGGGACCAGTGTCCGCTTGGAGTGGCCGCATGCTTGA
- a CDS encoding response regulator transcription factor, which translates to MSITVVVIDDHPAIAAGVRVWCASANPPIKVLTAGATVRTAWLEPGSLADVVVFDLQLSGGTPSFGDLRRLVDDGRKVVVYTMRDDPDTALTCLDIGASGYVTKAEGERHLVAAIRAAAHDLPYTTPALAGALGTDTRGHRPKLAPREIDVLIEWFHCESKEMVARKLSLSVRTVNSYIDRVRVKYANAGRNAPTKAALVARAIQDGLIDVGDL; encoded by the coding sequence ATGAGCATCACGGTGGTGGTGATCGACGACCACCCGGCCATCGCGGCCGGGGTGCGGGTGTGGTGCGCGTCGGCGAACCCGCCGATCAAGGTGCTGACCGCGGGGGCCACCGTGCGCACGGCCTGGCTGGAGCCGGGCTCGCTGGCCGACGTGGTGGTCTTCGACCTGCAGCTCTCCGGCGGCACGCCCTCCTTCGGCGACCTGCGGCGGCTGGTCGACGACGGGCGCAAGGTGGTCGTCTACACCATGCGCGACGATCCCGACACGGCGCTGACCTGCCTGGACATCGGCGCGAGCGGTTACGTGACCAAGGCGGAGGGCGAGCGGCACCTGGTCGCGGCGATCCGGGCCGCCGCGCACGACCTGCCCTACACCACGCCCGCGCTGGCCGGGGCGCTGGGCACGGACACCCGGGGGCACCGGCCCAAGCTCGCCCCGCGCGAGATCGACGTGCTGATCGAGTGGTTCCACTGCGAGTCCAAGGAGATGGTGGCCCGCAAGCTCTCGCTGTCGGTGCGCACGGTGAACTCCTACATCGACCGGGTGCGGGTGAAGTACGCCAACGCCGGGCGCAACGCCCCGACCAAGGCGGCGCTGGTCGCGCGCGCGATCCAGGACGGCCTCATCGACGTGGGCGACCTGTAA
- a CDS encoding primosomal protein N', with protein MAGKPGGRQRAKRKGERQPAESLPFARICVDVPLAHLDRPFDYLVPSDADADAVPGARVRVRFAGQLVDGYVLERVESSEFGGRLSYLDRVVSAEPVLSPEIMKLARAVADRGAGMMIDVLRLAIPPRHAKVEAEPPRAPAPVPEAPAAEVWHSYPRGKAFLEAALAGRAAHAVWQALPGEDWPARLAEAAATVASTGRGVVVVVPDHRDLARVHKACEALIGAEGVVALSADLGPAERYRRWLAVLRGTAHVVVGTRAAAFAPVHDPGLLVIWDDGDDLHYEPRSPYPHAREVLAQRAHANGAALLVAGFARTTEAQLLVDTGWAHEIIGTRDQVRAAAPRVASIGETDTQLARDPAARAARLPSIAFEAARSALAAGAPVLIQVPRRGYVPSLTCANCREPARCRRCAGPLALPGGMRDDQPRPAACRWCGVSEASFVCPACSSRRMRAAVIGAKRTAEELGRAFSGVVVRTSGADEVLASVPGKPALVVATPGAEPVAEGGYGAALLLDGWALLNRADLRATEEAYRKWITAAALVRPGADGGKVVVIAESALAPVQALVRWDPVWHARQELAGRQELGFPPAVRMGTVDGTPDAVAAFLETVRLPESAEVLGPVPLGPEGADGLAERERALIRVPRRDGRLLATALAEARGVRTARKETDPVRVRFDPPELV; from the coding sequence GTGGCTGGGAAACCGGGTGGGAGACAGCGGGCGAAGCGCAAGGGAGAGCGCCAGCCCGCCGAGTCGCTGCCGTTCGCGCGGATCTGCGTGGACGTGCCGCTGGCGCATCTGGACCGGCCCTTCGACTACCTGGTGCCCAGCGACGCCGACGCGGACGCGGTCCCGGGTGCGCGGGTGCGCGTGCGCTTCGCCGGGCAACTGGTGGACGGCTACGTCCTGGAGCGCGTGGAGTCCTCGGAGTTCGGCGGTCGACTGTCCTATCTGGACAGAGTGGTGTCCGCGGAGCCCGTGCTGTCGCCGGAGATCATGAAGCTGGCCCGCGCGGTCGCCGACCGGGGCGCGGGCATGATGATCGACGTGCTGCGCCTGGCGATCCCGCCGAGGCACGCCAAGGTGGAGGCCGAGCCGCCACGCGCCCCGGCTCCCGTGCCCGAGGCGCCCGCGGCCGAGGTGTGGCACAGCTATCCGCGCGGCAAGGCTTTCCTGGAGGCCGCGCTCGCGGGCCGGGCTGCGCACGCGGTGTGGCAGGCGCTGCCGGGGGAGGACTGGCCCGCCCGCCTCGCCGAAGCCGCGGCGACGGTCGCCTCGACGGGGCGCGGTGTGGTGGTCGTGGTCCCCGACCATCGCGACCTCGCCCGCGTGCACAAGGCTTGCGAGGCGTTGATCGGCGCCGAGGGAGTTGTGGCGCTGTCGGCCGACCTCGGCCCGGCCGAGCGCTACCGCCGGTGGCTCGCCGTGCTGCGCGGGACCGCTCACGTGGTCGTCGGCACCCGCGCGGCGGCATTCGCGCCCGTGCACGATCCGGGGCTGCTGGTGATCTGGGACGACGGCGACGATCTGCACTACGAGCCGCGCTCGCCCTATCCCCATGCCCGTGAAGTCCTTGCGCAGCGCGCACATGCCAACGGAGCCGCGTTGCTCGTGGCGGGTTTCGCGCGCACGACCGAGGCGCAGCTGCTCGTGGACACGGGCTGGGCGCACGAGATCATCGGCACCCGCGACCAGGTCCGGGCCGCCGCGCCCAGGGTGGCCTCGATCGGGGAGACCGACACGCAGCTCGCCCGTGATCCCGCCGCGCGAGCCGCCCGGCTCCCGTCGATCGCCTTCGAGGCCGCCCGATCGGCGTTGGCGGCAGGCGCTCCCGTGCTGATCCAGGTGCCGCGGCGGGGCTACGTGCCGTCGCTGACCTGCGCGAACTGCCGTGAGCCCGCGCGCTGCCGTCGCTGCGCCGGGCCGTTGGCGCTGCCCGGCGGGATGCGGGACGACCAGCCACGACCGGCCGCGTGCCGGTGGTGCGGCGTCAGCGAGGCGTCGTTCGTCTGCCCGGCCTGCTCATCGCGCCGGATGCGCGCCGCGGTGATCGGCGCCAAGCGGACGGCCGAGGAGCTGGGGCGGGCGTTCTCCGGCGTCGTCGTCCGCACCTCGGGCGCCGACGAGGTGCTGGCCTCGGTGCCCGGCAAGCCCGCGCTCGTGGTGGCGACCCCGGGGGCGGAGCCGGTCGCCGAGGGCGGCTACGGCGCGGCCCTGCTGCTGGACGGCTGGGCGTTGCTGAACCGGGCCGACCTGCGTGCCACCGAGGAGGCGTACCGCAAGTGGATCACCGCGGCGGCGTTGGTGCGGCCCGGTGCCGACGGCGGGAAGGTCGTGGTGATCGCGGAGTCCGCCCTCGCACCGGTGCAGGCGTTGGTGCGGTGGGACCCGGTGTGGCACGCGCGCCAGGAGCTGGCGGGGCGGCAGGAACTCGGCTTCCCGCCCGCGGTGCGCATGGGCACGGTCGACGGCACGCCCGATGCCGTGGCGGCGTTCCTGGAGACCGTGCGGTTGCCCGAGTCCGCCGAGGTGCTGGGCCCGGTCCCGCTCGGACCCGAGGGCGCGGATGGCCTGGCGGAGCGGGAACGGGCGCTGATCCGGGTTCCGCGCCGCGACGGCAGGCTGCTGGCGACCGCGTTGGCCGAGGCGCGCGGTGTGCGCACGGCCCGCAAGGAAACCGATCCCGTCCGCGTCCGCTTCGACCCGCCCGAGCTCGTCTGA
- a CDS encoding glycosyltransferase: MTSNRPLRIVIGADTFPPDVNGAANFAHRLAVGLASVGHEVHVLCPAPSASAPMLAGVNAVDGITVHHLKSYRWPFYDDFRFSVPWKAKAETEELLWQIRPDLVHVQAHFVVGRALSKTAPALGIPLVATNHFMPENLFAHAKVPRWLRSTAAKLAYRDLAKVFGRAQMVTAPTPRAVELLHANKLGQEALAISCGIDIQKYRGGTPVARTPGATKTVLFVGRLDEEKRVDELLHAIAKLPEHIDVRAEIVGGGSCEKSLVELAGKLGITDRVRFLGRISDEELVQAYARCDLFCMPGIAELQSLVTMEAMAAGKPVIAADAMALPHLVRPGHNGWLFPPGNVLVLAARLAQTLGDEDMLRRMGAASAEMITEHALAATLERFESLYRKVIADAKGSIRLVPKIEPAAPTTLPRSA; encoded by the coding sequence ATGACCAGCAACCGTCCACTGCGGATCGTCATCGGCGCCGACACGTTCCCGCCGGACGTCAACGGCGCGGCCAACTTCGCCCACCGGCTCGCGGTCGGCCTCGCCTCGGTCGGCCACGAGGTGCACGTGCTGTGCCCGGCGCCGTCAGCGAGCGCGCCGATGCTCGCCGGGGTGAACGCCGTCGACGGCATCACCGTGCACCACCTGAAGTCCTACCGCTGGCCGTTCTACGACGACTTCAGATTCTCGGTGCCGTGGAAGGCGAAGGCGGAGACCGAGGAGCTGTTGTGGCAGATCCGCCCGGACCTGGTGCACGTGCAGGCGCACTTCGTCGTCGGCCGCGCGCTGTCGAAAACCGCTCCCGCACTGGGCATCCCGCTCGTGGCGACCAACCACTTCATGCCGGAGAACCTCTTCGCCCACGCCAAGGTCCCGCGCTGGCTGCGCAGCACCGCCGCGAAGCTCGCCTACCGCGACCTCGCCAAGGTCTTCGGCCGGGCGCAGATGGTGACCGCTCCGACGCCCAGGGCCGTGGAACTGTTGCACGCCAACAAGTTGGGCCAGGAGGCGCTGGCGATCTCCTGCGGTATCGACATCCAGAAGTACCGCGGCGGCACGCCCGTCGCACGCACCCCCGGCGCGACCAAGACGGTGCTGTTCGTCGGCCGCCTCGACGAGGAGAAGCGCGTCGACGAGCTGCTGCACGCCATCGCGAAGCTGCCGGAGCACATCGACGTCCGCGCGGAGATCGTCGGAGGTGGGAGCTGTGAGAAGTCCCTCGTCGAGCTCGCGGGCAAGCTCGGCATCACCGACCGCGTGCGCTTCCTCGGCCGGATCAGCGACGAGGAACTGGTGCAGGCCTACGCGCGGTGCGACCTGTTCTGCATGCCGGGCATCGCCGAACTGCAGAGCCTGGTCACCATGGAGGCGATGGCCGCGGGCAAGCCGGTGATCGCCGCCGACGCGATGGCGCTGCCGCACCTGGTGCGCCCAGGCCACAACGGCTGGCTGTTCCCGCCCGGCAACGTGCTCGTGCTCGCCGCCCGCCTCGCGCAGACCCTCGGCGATGAGGACATGCTCCGGCGGATGGGCGCCGCCAGTGCGGAGATGATCACCGAGCACGCGCTGGCAGCCACCCTCGAGCGCTTCGAATCCCTGTACCGCAAGGTGATCGCCGACGCGAAGGGCAGCATCCGGCTCGTGCCGAAGATCGAGCCCGCCGCCCCCACCACCCTCCCCCGCTCCGCCTGA
- a CDS encoding DMT family transporter encodes MELTVPAVVLAALGACCYAAAARLQHSAVRATGSGETLKLASLLGLLRDRRWLLGLSLLVGGTVLHAVAVAIGPLIVVQPVGVLALVLAAVLDARQSGRSLTPQRLAPALTATLGMGAFVVLAAGNTGSALPPLTAVTDALLISTGLLAVLVLLGALSAGGRRCLALGVAGGVAYGLISVLIRLVAQRFQLSGEIDPLALLGILAALLIGGWCVQQAYASGPPHMVVACLTVVDPLVAVGMGVGLLGEAAGTDPGIAALELVCAAVALAGVTLIALRDNENSAPPGGPGPGAPDAERVFAAAHATSPLTDRTEP; translated from the coding sequence ATGGAACTGACCGTGCCGGCCGTGGTGCTGGCCGCGCTGGGCGCCTGCTGCTATGCGGCAGCGGCGCGGTTGCAGCACTCCGCCGTGCGAGCGACGGGGAGCGGGGAGACGCTGAAGTTGGCCTCCCTGCTGGGTTTGCTGCGCGATCGGCGCTGGCTGCTCGGCCTCTCGTTGCTCGTCGGCGGCACCGTGCTGCACGCGGTCGCCGTCGCGATCGGACCGCTGATCGTGGTCCAGCCGGTCGGTGTGCTCGCACTGGTGCTCGCCGCCGTGCTCGACGCCCGCCAGTCCGGCCGATCCCTTACCCCGCAACGACTTGCGCCCGCCCTGACGGCGACGCTCGGCATGGGTGCGTTCGTCGTGCTCGCCGCGGGCAACACCGGCTCCGCGCTCCCGCCGCTCACCGCTGTCACCGACGCGCTGCTGATCAGCACGGGCCTGCTCGCGGTGCTCGTCCTGCTCGGCGCGTTGAGCGCCGGTGGCCGCCGCTGCCTGGCCCTCGGCGTCGCGGGCGGAGTCGCGTACGGACTGATCTCGGTCCTCATTCGCCTTGTCGCGCAACGCTTCCAGCTCAGCGGGGAGATCGACCCGCTCGCGCTGCTCGGCATCCTCGCCGCGCTGCTGATCGGCGGCTGGTGCGTCCAGCAGGCCTATGCCAGCGGTCCGCCGCACATGGTGGTCGCCTGCCTGACCGTGGTCGATCCGCTCGTCGCGGTGGGCATGGGCGTCGGCCTGCTCGGCGAGGCCGCCGGTACCGACCCGGGCATCGCTGCGCTGGAGCTGGTCTGCGCCGCCGTCGCGCTCGCCGGGGTAACCCTGATCGCCTTGCGCGACAACGAGAACTCCGCACCACCGGGTGGGCCGGGCCCCGGCGCCCCCGATGCCGAGCGGGTGTTCGCCGCCGCTCACGCCACGTCACCCCTCACGGACAGGACCGAACCATGA